One window of Rhizobium leguminosarum genomic DNA carries:
- a CDS encoding Lrp/AsnC family transcriptional regulator — translation MKNGSIDNYHSAERGVCRMEKNTDDLRQRRAQQPAMDAFDRKILASLAADSSQSYARLGQAVGLSAPAVHERVRRLRQSGAIKGVHAALDGAALGKPLLAFVHVEAAGWGKSERLMQVLRFPEVEEMHSVAGDASIVFKVRTASPQALEAFLAQVHSVPGVTCTRSYIALSTYLERPVQAGVTDNWPDMPLPD, via the coding sequence TTGAAGAATGGCAGTATCGACAATTATCATTCGGCAGAAAGAGGAGTTTGCCGAATGGAGAAAAATACAGACGATCTTCGGCAGCGGCGTGCACAGCAGCCGGCCATGGATGCTTTTGACCGAAAAATATTAGCCTCGCTCGCTGCCGACAGCAGCCAAAGCTATGCGAGGCTCGGCCAAGCGGTTGGCCTGTCGGCGCCGGCCGTGCATGAGCGTGTGCGCCGCCTCAGGCAATCCGGCGCCATCAAGGGCGTGCATGCGGCGCTGGATGGCGCAGCCCTCGGCAAGCCGCTGCTGGCCTTCGTTCACGTGGAGGCGGCCGGCTGGGGCAAGAGCGAGCGGCTGATGCAGGTCCTGCGTTTTCCCGAGGTCGAGGAGATGCATTCGGTTGCGGGCGACGCCAGCATTGTCTTCAAGGTCCGCACCGCCAGCCCGCAGGCGTTGGAGGCGTTTTTGGCGCAAGTCCATTCCGTTCCCGGCGTCACCTGCACCCGCAGCTATATCGCGCTCTCCACCTATCTCGAGCGTCCTGTCCAGGCCGGCGTCACCGACAACTGGCCGGATATGCCGCTGCCGGACTAA
- a CDS encoding HlyD family type I secretion periplasmic adaptor subunit: protein MTDMKVVPLPVSPPAPPPPLRLTGVTFAGFAIMFLFFGMAGGWATLAPLDSAAVAPGIIKVAGDRKLIQHLEGGIIAELNAANGDIVKAGKVLIQLDNTQAKAKLNLVQNRIATREALAARLRAERDGKVEVEFDPDLLANPTISAKDAVASQRDVFSAKHHNLQDEREILGQRRHQTEEEITGLEELIVTEDKQIEVFEGETKDLESLLKRGLVTRERGLLLSRQQREVEGERATNVAAIARARSAMAEIDMQILNLSTLRLNDAVDELSKVEAELFDLRQEERSAKDVLARTNVVAPVDGIVMDLKVHTAGGVVKPGETLMTVVPLGQQLVVEAMVRPEDVETIAPGQRARVSFPAFARYNLPPLDGVVEIVSADRMVEERSGAPYFAATVLIDKSELAKLEDRKLLPGMSSEAMIRTGARTVLSYLAEPITQNFRRAMREK from the coding sequence ATGACGGATATGAAGGTCGTTCCGTTACCCGTTTCGCCGCCCGCCCCACCGCCGCCGCTACGCCTCACAGGCGTGACTTTCGCCGGCTTCGCGATCATGTTCCTGTTTTTCGGCATGGCCGGAGGCTGGGCGACGCTTGCACCACTGGACAGCGCCGCGGTAGCGCCCGGCATCATCAAGGTGGCCGGCGACCGCAAGCTCATCCAACACCTCGAGGGTGGCATCATTGCGGAATTGAACGCCGCCAACGGTGATATCGTCAAGGCGGGCAAGGTTCTCATCCAACTCGACAATACCCAGGCAAAAGCGAAGCTCAATCTGGTCCAGAACCGGATAGCGACGCGTGAGGCGCTGGCCGCTCGCCTGAGGGCCGAGCGTGACGGCAAGGTCGAGGTCGAGTTTGATCCGGATCTGCTCGCAAACCCGACCATCTCAGCCAAGGATGCGGTTGCCTCGCAGCGCGACGTGTTTTCGGCAAAGCACCACAACCTGCAGGACGAGCGGGAAATTCTCGGCCAGCGCCGTCACCAGACCGAGGAAGAGATAACGGGACTGGAGGAACTCATCGTCACCGAGGACAAGCAGATCGAGGTGTTCGAGGGTGAAACCAAGGACCTTGAAAGTCTTCTCAAGCGTGGTCTGGTCACCAGAGAGCGCGGCCTGCTGCTCAGCCGGCAACAGCGCGAGGTCGAGGGAGAGCGCGCCACCAATGTCGCGGCCATCGCTCGCGCCAGAAGCGCCATGGCCGAGATCGACATGCAAATCCTGAACCTCAGCACGTTGCGGCTGAACGACGCCGTCGACGAGTTGAGCAAGGTCGAGGCCGAGTTGTTCGATCTCAGACAGGAGGAGCGTTCCGCCAAGGACGTGCTTGCCCGCACCAATGTCGTCGCACCGGTTGACGGCATCGTCATGGATCTGAAGGTCCATACCGCGGGCGGCGTCGTCAAACCCGGCGAGACGTTGATGACGGTCGTGCCGCTCGGACAGCAGCTCGTGGTCGAGGCCATGGTCAGACCTGAAGATGTCGAGACGATCGCCCCCGGACAGCGCGCGCGCGTCAGCTTCCCGGCGTTTGCCCGCTACAACCTGCCGCCCCTCGACGGCGTCGTGGAGATCGTGTCGGCTGACCGAATGGTGGAGGAGCGCAGCGGGGCACCTTATTTCGCCGCCACCGTGCTGATCGACAAGAGCGAACTCGCCAAGCTGGAGGACCGCAAGCTGTTGCCCGGCATGTCGAGCGAGGCGATGATCCGGACGGGCGCCCGCACCGTGCTTTCCTATCTGGCCGAGCCGATCACGCAAAATTTCCGCCGGGCGATGCGGGAGAAATAG
- a CDS encoding CynX/NimT family MFS transporter — translation MTTPSTNAITELDAADELLVDAEAGSLPPPQATAVRGAADRFLLGASLVLIAFNLRPVFSSASALLPEIRAELGLSALGASLLTTLPVVCLGAFSRLAPRLAQRLGTERTLLGVILFLALGTGLRGLSSVPLLFIGTALAGACIAVGNVLLPGLVKRDFAGRAALMTGFYTMALCAGAASAAGLTLPIEHALGGSLDGALAAWALPALAVSLLWLPQVLRSGRQARRNGFHVKGLWRDRLAWQVTLFMGLQSALAYCVFGWLVPILRERGLDGVTAGAIVSLSVMVQATSCLIVPHIAVRGKDQRLINASLCGVAVTALLGLLFAPLSTVWLWAVLQGIGQGGLIAAAMTTIVLRSRDPDVAAHLSGMAQCVGYLLAAIGPLIVGLIRDWTGSFSWCAALFVALGLGAAINGWKAGRSVEINVHAVEKAS, via the coding sequence ATGACCACACCGTCCACCAATGCCATCACCGAGCTTGACGCGGCCGACGAACTGCTCGTAGACGCCGAGGCCGGCAGCCTGCCACCGCCGCAGGCAACAGCGGTGCGCGGAGCCGCAGATCGTTTCCTGCTTGGCGCCAGCCTGGTGCTGATCGCCTTCAACCTGCGCCCGGTCTTTTCGAGCGCCTCGGCGCTCTTGCCGGAAATCCGCGCGGAGCTTGGCCTCAGCGCGCTTGGCGCCAGCCTGCTGACAACGCTTCCGGTCGTCTGCCTCGGCGCCTTTTCGCGGCTGGCGCCGCGTCTTGCCCAGCGCCTCGGCACGGAACGCACGCTGCTCGGCGTTATCCTGTTTCTGGCCCTCGGCACCGGTTTGCGCGGACTTTCCTCGGTGCCGCTGCTCTTCATCGGCACCGCCCTTGCCGGCGCCTGCATTGCCGTCGGCAACGTGCTGCTGCCGGGGCTGGTGAAACGGGATTTCGCCGGACGCGCCGCGCTGATGACCGGCTTCTACACGATGGCGCTCTGCGCCGGTGCGGCCAGTGCGGCCGGGCTGACACTGCCGATCGAACACGCGCTCGGCGGCTCTCTCGACGGCGCGCTCGCCGCCTGGGCTCTGCCGGCGCTCGCCGTCAGCCTGCTCTGGCTGCCGCAGGTTCTGCGCAGCGGCAGGCAGGCTAGGCGAAACGGATTTCATGTCAAAGGCCTGTGGCGCGACCGGCTGGCCTGGCAGGTGACGCTGTTCATGGGACTGCAATCGGCGCTTGCCTATTGCGTCTTCGGCTGGCTGGTTCCGATCCTGCGCGAACGCGGCCTCGACGGCGTCACCGCCGGGGCGATCGTTTCACTGTCGGTGATGGTACAGGCGACATCCTGTCTGATCGTGCCGCATATCGCCGTGCGCGGCAAAGACCAGCGGCTGATCAATGCGAGCCTTTGCGGCGTCGCCGTCACTGCCCTGCTCGGCCTGCTGTTTGCGCCGCTGTCGACGGTCTGGCTGTGGGCGGTGCTGCAAGGCATCGGCCAGGGCGGGCTGATCGCGGCGGCGATGACGACGATCGTGCTGCGCTCGCGCGATCCCGATGTCGCCGCCCATCTTTCCGGCATGGCGCAATGCGTCGGTTACCTGCTTGCCGCCATCGGCCCGCTCATCGTCGGGCTCATCCGCGACTGGACCGGCAGCTTTTCCTGGTGCGCCGCCCTCTTCGTCGCGCTCGGGCTCGGAGCCGCGATCAACGGCTGGAAGGCCGGCCGGTCGGTCGAGATCAACGTCCATGCGGTGGAGAAGGCCAGCTGA
- a CDS encoding RidA family protein produces MEMIEHNPTVGIYPTSPDYIHALEVRHPSRLLFVSGTMGLDKEGMAAADLDGQLDLVWANLRSILAAAGMTVDNIVRLTSYLRDRAFVEANQNARVHTLGGRAVPTTAIVVETLRDDWLVEIEIVAAG; encoded by the coding sequence ATGGAGATGATCGAGCATAATCCGACAGTCGGGATCTATCCGACGAGCCCCGATTACATTCACGCGCTGGAGGTCAGGCATCCCTCCCGGCTGCTCTTCGTCAGCGGCACGATGGGTCTGGATAAAGAGGGAATGGCGGCGGCCGATCTGGATGGGCAGTTGGACCTTGTCTGGGCCAATCTGCGCAGCATCCTCGCAGCCGCCGGCATGACGGTGGACAACATCGTGCGGCTGACGAGCTATCTGCGCGACCGCGCCTTTGTGGAGGCGAACCAGAATGCCCGGGTTCACACCCTTGGCGGCCGCGCCGTGCCGACCACCGCCATCGTTGTGGAAACGCTGCGCGACGATTGGCTCGTCGAGATCGAGATCGTTGCCGCCGGCTGA
- a CDS encoding FadR/GntR family transcriptional regulator, whose protein sequence is MHAISRTNLADEAIEAIRSDILGKRWAVGEKLPNEASLSAMLSVSRGTVREAVRVLVSQGYLETRQGSGTYVRATSDAGRPLTMARRASLRDQFEARLALDVEAARLTAVRKRPETVAELRRLLAERGSYDGGDQAAFIERDLAFHKAVIAASGNRAMIEIYDFFSASIADTIAATLGRDIPEPDMQAHADIVDAIETGDPDQADAAVRRFMAPVLAALDRMILS, encoded by the coding sequence AGGCAATCGAGGCGATCCGCAGCGACATTCTCGGCAAACGCTGGGCGGTCGGCGAGAAATTACCCAACGAAGCCTCGCTGTCGGCCATGCTCTCGGTCAGCCGCGGCACGGTGCGCGAAGCGGTGCGGGTGCTGGTTTCCCAAGGCTATCTCGAAACCCGCCAGGGTTCCGGTACCTATGTGCGCGCGACCAGCGATGCCGGCCGGCCGTTGACGATGGCGCGGCGCGCCAGCCTGCGCGACCAGTTCGAGGCGCGCCTGGCGCTCGACGTCGAGGCCGCCCGGCTGACGGCAGTGCGCAAGAGACCGGAGACGGTTGCCGAGCTTCGCCGGCTACTTGCTGAACGCGGCAGTTACGACGGCGGCGATCAGGCCGCCTTCATCGAACGCGACCTTGCCTTCCACAAGGCCGTCATCGCCGCTTCCGGCAACCGGGCGATGATCGAGATCTACGATTTCTTCTCGGCTTCGATCGCCGATACCATCGCGGCCACACTCGGCAGGGATATTCCCGAACCGGATATGCAGGCGCATGCCGATATCGTCGACGCCATCGAAACCGGCGATCCCGACCAAGCAGACGCGGCGGTGCGCCGCTTCATGGCACCGGTTCTTGCCGCCCTCGACCGAATGATCCTGTCATGA
- a CDS encoding type I secretion system permease/ATPase, whose amino-acid sequence MKTNQQPPALQVVMKEARRAIRPLIWFSGGINVLMLTGAFYMLQVYHRVLSSHSLETLAMLSLMAAGALATMAGLEVVRGRLLATVGSWMNARLAPVLLTASVEYAASAPGQVNARPLRDLDQVRNFFTSPSIYPILDAPWAPLFFAAIFFMHPWLGWLALSGGAFLFALALLNEWLTRKPLTEAASAQSRAYIQAEAAIRNAEVVQAMGMLNPLLKGWKAQQDEANKGQVRAANRGGVIAAIARCHRQALQMGILGLGAYLVLRNEASPGIMISASILMGRALSPVEQAIGTWKATVGARAAYRRLTAVAGQHPEATPVLVLPRPTGRFEADNIVLARQGGEHILKGISFHLQPGESMALIGQSAAGKTSLARILAGAWRPSGGRALLDGMDVVQWAAEDRGHYVGYLPQDIELFAGTVAENICRFATLNPVVFDKVVHAAQLAGVHELIKGLPKGYLTEIGESGAVLSGGQRQRIGLARALYGDPPLIILDEPNSNLDREGEEALIAALGTVKAAGTTVILIAHRPNIMETVDKILVLNRGQQDLFGPRDYVFNELAARVRKVAQMPTIVANNKETKQP is encoded by the coding sequence ATGAAGACCAATCAACAGCCCCCAGCTCTACAGGTGGTGATGAAAGAAGCCAGACGCGCCATCCGGCCGCTTATCTGGTTCAGCGGCGGCATCAACGTTTTGATGCTGACCGGAGCGTTTTACATGCTCCAAGTCTACCACCGAGTCTTGTCCAGCCACAGCCTGGAGACGCTGGCGATGCTGTCGCTGATGGCCGCAGGCGCACTGGCGACAATGGCGGGGCTGGAGGTGGTGCGCGGGCGCCTGCTGGCAACCGTCGGATCGTGGATGAATGCGCGCCTTGCACCCGTTCTGCTCACAGCATCGGTCGAATATGCCGCCTCGGCACCTGGGCAGGTCAATGCTCGTCCGCTGCGCGACCTTGATCAAGTGCGGAATTTCTTCACGAGCCCGAGCATCTACCCGATCCTCGATGCGCCTTGGGCACCGCTGTTTTTCGCGGCGATATTCTTCATGCACCCCTGGCTGGGCTGGCTGGCGCTCTCCGGCGGGGCCTTCTTATTTGCGCTCGCTTTGCTCAACGAATGGCTTACCCGCAAGCCGTTGACTGAGGCTGCAAGTGCACAGTCGCGGGCCTATATCCAGGCTGAGGCAGCGATCCGCAACGCCGAGGTCGTCCAGGCAATGGGGATGCTAAATCCTTTGCTGAAGGGCTGGAAGGCGCAACAAGACGAGGCCAACAAAGGACAAGTTCGTGCTGCTAATCGTGGCGGCGTCATCGCCGCCATCGCCCGTTGTCACCGGCAGGCCCTGCAAATGGGCATATTGGGCCTTGGGGCTTATCTCGTCCTGAGGAACGAGGCCTCACCGGGGATCATGATCTCCGCCTCAATTCTGATGGGTCGCGCATTGTCGCCTGTCGAGCAGGCGATCGGCACGTGGAAGGCGACGGTCGGCGCGCGCGCCGCCTACCGACGTCTCACCGCCGTCGCCGGCCAGCACCCCGAGGCCACTCCGGTTCTGGTGCTCCCGCGACCGACAGGCCGGTTTGAGGCCGATAACATCGTGCTTGCCCGCCAGGGCGGTGAGCACATCCTGAAAGGGATCAGCTTCCATCTCCAGCCGGGCGAATCCATGGCTTTGATCGGCCAGAGCGCGGCCGGCAAGACGAGCCTGGCACGCATACTGGCCGGCGCCTGGCGCCCATCCGGCGGACGGGCTTTGCTCGATGGCATGGATGTCGTCCAATGGGCCGCGGAGGACCGCGGCCATTATGTCGGTTACCTCCCGCAGGACATCGAACTCTTCGCCGGTACCGTTGCCGAAAACATCTGCCGCTTCGCCACGCTCAACCCGGTGGTCTTCGACAAGGTAGTCCATGCCGCGCAGTTGGCGGGCGTTCACGAACTGATCAAAGGATTGCCGAAGGGTTACCTCACCGAGATCGGCGAATCCGGCGCGGTCCTGTCCGGCGGGCAGCGCCAACGCATCGGCCTGGCGCGGGCGCTCTACGGCGACCCACCGCTCATCATCCTGGACGAGCCCAACTCGAATCTCGACCGAGAAGGTGAGGAAGCCTTGATCGCAGCGCTCGGCACGGTCAAGGCGGCGGGCACGACCGTCATCCTGATCGCGCACCGACCGAACATCATGGAAACCGTCGATAAAATATTGGTCCTGAACCGGGGCCAGCAAGACCTCTTCGGTCCACGTGACTATGTCTTCAACGAGCTCGCCGCGCGCGTCCGCAAGGTCGCGCAGATGCCCACGATCGTGGCGAATAACAAGGAAACGAAACAGCCATGA
- a CDS encoding LysR substrate-binding domain-containing protein, which produces MALFNLNDLHLFVQAVDSGSFTAAARHLGMPKSTVSKRVAELEGRLGVRLIQRTSRSFALTELGREFFQHAQASIIEAEMAEGIVRRHLAEPAGSVRLTASVPTAQFTLTEHLPALAERYPKLRLSVHVTDRFVDIVQEGFDIALRSHRMPLPDSALVQRKLASHPFFILASPDYIRAHGQPRRPEDLAEHATIMTSLTDNQWRLYCDSGEEALITLQSVMAADEPYVLMEAAAAGLGITCLPTSVCRKAMATKRLVRLLPEWTAGNIETTILMPHRRGQLPAVRAVVDFLAERLAG; this is translated from the coding sequence ATGGCGCTCTTCAACCTCAACGACCTGCATCTCTTCGTGCAGGCGGTCGACAGCGGCAGCTTTACGGCGGCGGCGAGACATCTCGGCATGCCGAAATCGACGGTCAGCAAGCGGGTTGCTGAGCTGGAAGGCCGGCTTGGCGTGCGGCTGATCCAGCGCACCTCACGAAGCTTCGCGCTGACAGAGCTCGGCCGGGAATTCTTTCAGCATGCGCAGGCCTCGATCATCGAGGCGGAGATGGCCGAGGGCATCGTGCGGCGGCATCTGGCCGAACCCGCCGGCAGCGTTCGCCTGACGGCCTCGGTGCCGACGGCGCAGTTCACCCTGACGGAGCATCTGCCGGCGCTGGCGGAGCGCTATCCGAAGCTCCGGCTTTCCGTTCATGTGACCGACCGTTTCGTCGATATCGTCCAGGAAGGCTTCGACATCGCGCTGCGCAGTCACCGGATGCCGCTGCCGGATTCGGCGCTGGTGCAGCGCAAGCTTGCCAGCCATCCTTTCTTCATTCTCGCTTCGCCGGATTATATCCGCGCCCATGGGCAACCGCGCCGCCCGGAAGACCTGGCGGAACATGCAACGATCATGACCAGCCTGACGGACAATCAATGGCGGCTCTATTGCGATAGCGGCGAAGAGGCGCTGATCACACTGCAGTCCGTAATGGCGGCGGATGAACCCTATGTGCTGATGGAAGCGGCGGCGGCCGGGCTCGGCATCACCTGCCTGCCGACATCGGTCTGCCGGAAGGCGATGGCGACCAAGCGGCTGGTGCGGCTGCTGCCGGAATGGACAGCCGGCAATATCGAGACGACGATCCTGATGCCGCACCGGCGTGGCCAGCTGCCGGCGGTGCGCGCCGTCGTCGATTTTTTGGCGGAACGGCTGGCCGGCTAG
- a CDS encoding peptide chain release factor 3 produces MAESLAEAVSRRRTFAIIAHPDAGKTTLTEKLLLFGGAIQLAGEVKAKKDRMQTRSDWMKIERERGISVVTSVMTFEYNDNVFNILDTPGHEDFADDTYRTLTAVDAAVMVIDAAKGIEPRTLKLFEVCRMRDIPIITFINKMDRESRDPFEILDEVEEKLALDTAPITWPIGRSKTFCGSYNIAANTVRGSDTEIEGTPVNGPQSVAGRLPENERQAFVEETELAIEACRPFDRDSFLEGHMTPVFFGSALRNYGVRDLINALGDFAPPPRDQVADTRTVHATDDKMTAFVFKIQANMDPNHRDRIAFARICSGKLERGMKARLARTGKQLGLTAPQFFFASQRQLADTAYAGDVVGIPNHGTLRIGDTLTEGESLVFQGVPNFSPEILRRVRLEDAMKAKKLKEALQQMAEEGVVQLFSPEDGSPAIVGVVGALQLDVLKERLMAEYGLPVSFEMSRFSVCRWISADQPVDLDKFLTVKRGDIARDLDGDPVFLAQDGFSLRYESERHPAIKMVAIKEYHAAKAA; encoded by the coding sequence ATGGCCGAAAGTCTCGCCGAGGCGGTTTCCCGCCGCCGCACATTCGCTATTATCGCCCACCCGGACGCGGGCAAGACGACGCTCACCGAAAAGCTGCTGCTGTTCGGCGGCGCCATTCAGCTTGCCGGCGAAGTCAAGGCGAAGAAGGATCGCATGCAGACGCGCTCCGACTGGATGAAGATCGAGCGCGAACGCGGCATCTCCGTCGTCACCTCGGTGATGACCTTCGAATATAACGACAATGTCTTCAACATCCTCGACACGCCGGGCCACGAGGATTTCGCCGACGACACCTATCGCACGCTGACCGCCGTCGATGCCGCCGTCATGGTCATCGATGCCGCCAAGGGCATCGAGCCGCGAACGCTGAAGCTCTTCGAAGTCTGCCGCATGCGCGATATCCCGATCATCACCTTCATCAACAAGATGGACCGCGAAAGCCGCGATCCCTTCGAGATCCTCGACGAGGTGGAAGAGAAGCTGGCGCTGGATACGGCGCCGATCACCTGGCCGATCGGCCGCTCGAAGACCTTCTGCGGCTCCTACAATATTGCTGCCAACACGGTGCGCGGCTCGGATACCGAAATCGAGGGAACACCGGTCAATGGTCCGCAGAGCGTTGCCGGCCGGCTGCCGGAAAACGAGCGCCAGGCCTTCGTCGAGGAGACGGAACTGGCGATCGAGGCCTGCCGTCCCTTCGACCGCGATTCCTTCCTGGAAGGTCATATGACTCCGGTCTTCTTCGGCTCGGCGCTGCGCAACTACGGCGTCCGCGACCTGATCAACGCCCTCGGCGATTTTGCGCCGCCGCCGCGCGACCAGGTAGCCGACACCAGGACGGTGCACGCGACCGACGACAAGATGACCGCCTTCGTCTTCAAGATCCAGGCCAACATGGACCCCAACCACCGCGACCGCATCGCCTTTGCCCGCATCTGCTCCGGCAAGCTCGAGCGCGGCATGAAGGCAAGGCTTGCCCGCACCGGCAAGCAGCTCGGCCTGACGGCGCCGCAATTCTTCTTCGCCTCGCAGCGCCAGCTCGCCGACACCGCCTATGCCGGCGATGTCGTCGGCATTCCCAACCACGGGACGCTCCGCATCGGCGATACGCTGACCGAAGGCGAATCGCTGGTCTTCCAGGGCGTGCCGAACTTCTCGCCTGAAATCCTGCGCCGCGTGCGCCTGGAAGACGCGATGAAGGCGAAGAAGCTGAAGGAAGCCCTGCAGCAGATGGCCGAAGAAGGCGTCGTCCAGCTGTTTTCGCCGGAGGACGGCTCGCCGGCGATCGTCGGCGTCGTCGGCGCCCTGCAACTCGACGTCTTGAAGGAGCGGCTGATGGCCGAATACGGCCTGCCGGTCTCCTTCGAAATGTCGCGTTTCTCGGTCTGCCGCTGGATCTCGGCCGATCAGCCGGTCGATCTGGACAAATTCCTCACCGTCAAACGCGGCGATATCGCCCGCGATCTCGACGGCGATCCGGTCTTCCTCGCCCAGGACGGTTTCTCGCTGCGCTACGAGTCCGAACGCCATCCGGCGATCAAGATGGTCGCCATCAAGGAATATCACGCCGCCAAGGCGGCGTGA
- a CDS encoding GFA family protein encodes MHITGGCHCGAIRYQAEIDPERVSICHCTDCQRLTGSAYRITAPARPQSFTLTSGEPRGYTKYGDSGGLSRQFFCPNCGSPLYRTDGDGGAIGIRVGGIDQRRDLTPRKQIWCRSALPGVENIEPLPRFDREDQRGT; translated from the coding sequence ATGCATATCACCGGGGGATGCCATTGCGGAGCGATCCGCTATCAGGCGGAGATCGATCCGGAGCGGGTCTCGATCTGCCATTGTACCGATTGCCAGCGACTGACGGGCTCCGCCTATCGCATCACTGCACCGGCGCGGCCGCAAAGCTTCACACTCACATCAGGCGAACCGCGCGGCTATACGAAATATGGCGACAGCGGCGGCCTCAGCCGGCAATTCTTCTGCCCGAATTGCGGCTCGCCGCTCTACCGCACCGATGGCGACGGCGGCGCGATCGGCATCCGCGTCGGCGGCATCGACCAGCGGCGAGACCTCACGCCGAGGAAACAGATATGGTGCCGGTCGGCCTTGCCGGGGGTGGAGAATATCGAGCCGCTGCCACGGTTCGATCGCGAGGACCAACGCGGCACTTGA
- a CDS encoding S10 family peptidase, with the protein MRLRTLFLLAALAASLAPGLSPAQENGEGRANVESGARDGVLKLLPADSVTQHELTIGGRKIAYTATAGTLDLFGQDGAQIGAIFYTAYVAKDGGPDRPLTFAFNGGPGAASGFLHLGLVGPEVLDFGPQARDGAHAKLVDNPQSWLDFTDLVLIDPIGTGWSRTARSDDASNYYNVNSDAQSIAKAIALYVAHNNRSNAPKYLLGESYGGFRAAKVASTLQESQGIIVAGVVMLSPLLEGQLMFNADQFALGAALELPSLAAAELDRHNAFNEEKQREAEAFALGDYLTTLAGPPPTGAEAATFYRRIAGLTGIPEDIVTRNRGFLGNSFVKHSAGSGEVMSPYDAAFATPDPYPESDYDRGDDAILDGFARAYGGAFADYARNTLGFKTEMTYSLLDGDISRRWEWGGGRGGGSRLQASATDEIRQLLASNPAFHLLIAHGYSDLVTPYGVSRYVVDHLPPSLTGGRVGLKLYRGGHMFYTNADQRAAFTADAKAFYATRPAAQPAD; encoded by the coding sequence TTGCGCCTACGAACCCTGTTTCTGCTTGCCGCGCTTGCGGCGTCGCTGGCCCCTGGCCTTTCCCCCGCGCAGGAAAACGGCGAAGGCCGGGCGAATGTCGAAAGCGGTGCGCGCGACGGCGTGCTGAAGTTGCTGCCGGCCGATTCCGTCACGCAGCACGAACTGACGATCGGCGGCCGGAAGATTGCCTATACCGCAACCGCCGGCACGCTGGATCTCTTCGGCCAGGACGGCGCGCAGATCGGCGCGATCTTCTACACCGCCTATGTTGCGAAAGACGGAGGGCCGGACCGGCCGTTGACCTTTGCCTTCAACGGCGGGCCGGGTGCGGCGTCCGGCTTCCTGCATCTCGGGCTGGTCGGCCCTGAGGTGCTCGACTTCGGGCCCCAGGCCCGTGACGGCGCCCATGCGAAACTGGTCGACAACCCGCAAAGCTGGCTGGATTTCACCGATCTCGTGCTGATCGACCCGATCGGCACCGGCTGGAGCCGGACGGCAAGGTCCGACGACGCCTCCAACTATTACAACGTCAACTCAGACGCCCAGAGCATCGCCAAGGCGATCGCGCTCTATGTCGCGCACAACAACCGTTCCAACGCGCCAAAATATCTTCTCGGCGAAAGTTACGGCGGCTTCCGCGCTGCCAAGGTCGCTTCCACGCTGCAGGAAAGCCAGGGCATCATCGTCGCCGGCGTGGTGATGCTTTCGCCCTTGCTTGAGGGACAGTTGATGTTCAATGCCGACCAGTTCGCGCTCGGTGCAGCACTTGAGCTGCCGTCGCTGGCGGCGGCCGAACTCGACCGGCACAACGCCTTTAACGAAGAGAAGCAGCGCGAGGCCGAAGCCTTCGCGCTCGGAGACTATCTGACGACGCTCGCCGGGCCGCCGCCGACGGGCGCCGAGGCCGCGACCTTCTATCGCAGGATCGCCGGGCTGACGGGTATCCCCGAGGATATCGTCACCCGCAACCGCGGCTTCCTTGGCAATTCCTTCGTCAAACACTCCGCCGGCAGCGGCGAAGTGATGAGCCCCTACGACGCCGCCTTTGCCACCCCCGATCCCTATCCGGAATCGGATTACGACCGGGGAGACGACGCCATCCTCGACGGCTTCGCCCGCGCCTATGGCGGCGCCTTTGCCGATTACGCCCGCAACACGCTCGGCTTCAAAACCGAGATGACCTATTCTCTGCTCGACGGTGATATCAGCCGGCGCTGGGAATGGGGCGGCGGGCGCGGCGGCGGATCGCGCCTCCAGGCGAGTGCCACCGACGAGATCCGGCAGTTGCTCGCCTCGAATCCGGCATTTCATCTGCTAATCGCGCATGGCTACAGCGATCTGGTGACGCCTTACGGCGTCAGCCGCTATGTGGTCGACCATCTGCCGCCGTCGCTCACCGGCGGTCGCGTCGGGCTGAAACTTTATCGCGGCGGGCATATGTTCTATACGAATGCCGATCAGCGGGCCGCCTTCACGGCGGATGCCAAGGCCTTCTACGCCACACGCCCGGCCGCGCAGCCGGCGGATTGA